Within the Deinococcus peraridilitoris DSM 19664 genome, the region GCCACGGATGGTGAGTTGTTCTGGGACTGGTACTGCGCCACGGTGATTCCACGCGTCCTGCAGCTTTCCGATGAACGCGCTGACGGGCTGGTCTTCCAGAATTTATCCGTCAGCGCGCATCTCTCGGAACCCGATTTCCCGCTGGAAGTGCTCGAGGAACGCGTCAGCATGACCGAGGCCCTCACGGAGGAAGTGTACTTCGGTACGCTGGACGCCTTGAAACGACATACGCAGACACCAACGGCGGCGCGCACCCTCACGCCGGGCAGGATCGTACCCATCGTTCACAACACGCCCGGGCAGGAAGGCCGAGTACGCGTCGTGCTGACCGAGTGGAGTGAACGTCCGCTGGAAATCCAGGAGCCACCCCGCCTGGACAGTTCATTGCTGGACGAGCCGTTGACGCTGCTCGATCGACCCTGCCCACCCACGCACATCTGGGCGACCGCGCGTCAGCTGGCCAATCAGCATGGCCTCGACTGGCACATCCCGGCAGCCAGCGTCGATGGTCGCCCAGTACCGACGGTCATCCGGTCCGGTCAGGTCACACCCGACGGCATCATCGTCACGGCTGGCCAGCACGCCAACGAAACCACAGGTCCAGTGGCCGCCCTGAAGTTCATCGCCGCACTGGCAGCCAGCGAGGTGAATTTCGCTGTTCTCCCACTCGAGAATCCTGATGGCGCGCACCTGCACCGCACGTTGATTCAGCTCGCTCCAGACCACATGCACCACGCGGCACGTTACACCTCGCTTGGTGATGACCTGGAAGCCCGGGTACGCCAGGGACAACCCCGCTGGGAAGCGCGTGCGCGCGTGTGGGCTCAGCAGGAAGTACACGCGACTCTGCACCTCAATTTGCATGGTTACCCCGCGCATGAGTGGGTGCGGCCATACAGCGGTTACGCGCCGCATGGCTTTGAATCGTGGGCCTTACCCGCCGGATTCCTGACGATCATCTGGTACTGGCCTGGGCATCAGGCGCAAGCGCGAGCCCTGGCAGAAGTGATCGCTGGGCAGCTGAAAGAACAACCAGACATTGCCCGACATGCGGAGCGCGCCTCACACATCAGCTCCACGCATTTGCTGCAGCCGCACTACGAGCTGATTCACGGGCTACCATTCATCCTCAGTGAACAACCCGCCGCACTGTGCCCCCTCACCGTGATCACCGAAGCGCCAGATGAGACCATTTACGGTGAGTTGTTCCGCATGTTCGTCAAAGCGCACCTGACCGTCTGCCAGGCTGCGCTGGATTATCACACGCAACCATAGCGAAACTCCACGTCAGCAGAAAATCCGCATAGGTCATCTGACACGAAGCTCCTCTTTTACCGGCGCTTTCGTCTGGCGTGGCGTCCATGCACCCCGGCACAAGAGGCGCGGCAAGGACCACTTGAATTTACCTCGACGTTCCCCATCCACCCCACCGCCCTCACAGCAGGAATTACCCAGCTCCAGCGAATTGCGACCCGTGTGCTACCCCCTGGGGGAAGTGGCACAAGTCGTTGATTTCGGCGGGCCGGTCAGTGACCTTAAACGTCAAACGATCCTCAGCCTCATGCAGCACTTACAAGCCCAGCCGTTTTCGGGCTTCACCGAGTGTGTTCCTGCCTACACGACCCTGACGGTTTACTATCAAGCGACCGAAATTGCCGGGCGTGACGTGCGTGCCGACCTGCTCACCCGGCTTCACTCGCTTACTCAGCTCACGCGCACTTCAACGACGCGCGTGGACATTCCCGTGTGTTACGAGCAGCCCTGCGCGCCCGACCTGCTTGACGTGGCCGACCACTGCCAAATGACCCCAGCGGACGTCATCGGGTTGCACGTTAAGACCGAACACCAGGTGTTGTTCCTGGGATTCGCACCCGGCCTGCCATACCTCAGGTCCCCATCCAGCACCCTGAACCTTCCCCGCCGAACAACCCCCCGACTCTCAGTTCCGGCAGGATCAGTGGCCATCGCCAACGGATACACGGTCATCTATCCATTCGAGACGCCCGCCGGCTGGCACATCATCGGACGAACTCCCGTGAAGCTCTTCAAGCCTTACGCAGCACGCACCACCCTCTTACAGCCAGGCGATCAAGTGCGGTTTATCCCCATATCCTACCGGGAATTCCAGGAGTCCCCGTGGTGATGCGCATCATACGGCCTGGGGTGCTCACCACCCTGCAAGACACCGGACGGTACTGCATGCAACACCTCGGTGTTCCCATCGGAGGCGCCATGGATGCCTTCGCCCTACGAACAGCAAACCTGCTGGTCGGCAACACCAAAGATGCCGCTGCGTTCGAGGTGACCTTAGGAGGTTTGAGCGTCTACTTTGAAGAAGAAGCCCTGATCGCCGTGACCGGTGCATCCCTCCCC harbors:
- a CDS encoding M14 family zinc carboxypeptidase; this encodes MGIQPTDFNPEQLTLQGAQDELNAQSVRLPRHASRGVRTEWEQHFPWEGQRLLEQLQTLPTPDQPVRVLAYVSESPEIRSFLKAAITSTLQARGVPCSAQVRSAYKSAYFWVTEELRPIWRRAQADRLTLTYPQLSNESPGRFLQELYPLAAVLEREGLHGEYQPAHTPHRTYQAILWQGDREVWRGECFVPLQSRVSPDGRNVLGPTGWLSVQSGTRQLYDERIATDGELFWDWYCATVIPRVLQLSDERADGLVFQNLSVSAHLSEPDFPLEVLEERVSMTEALTEEVYFGTLDALKRHTQTPTAARTLTPGRIVPIVHNTPGQEGRVRVVLTEWSERPLEIQEPPRLDSSLLDEPLTLLDRPCPPTHIWATARQLANQHGLDWHIPAASVDGRPVPTVIRSGQVTPDGIIVTAGQHANETTGPVAALKFIAALAASEVNFAVLPLENPDGAHLHRTLIQLAPDHMHHAARYTSLGDDLEARVRQGQPRWEARARVWAQQEVHATLHLNLHGYPAHEWVRPYSGYAPHGFESWALPAGFLTIIWYWPGHQAQARALAEVIAGQLKEQPDIARHAERASHISSTHLLQPHYELIHGLPFILSEQPAALCPLTVITEAPDETIYGELFRMFVKAHLTVCQAALDYHTQP
- the pxpB gene encoding 5-oxoprolinase subunit PxpB — protein: MCYPLGEVAQVVDFGGPVSDLKRQTILSLMQHLQAQPFSGFTECVPAYTTLTVYYQATEIAGRDVRADLLTRLHSLTQLTRTSTTRVDIPVCYEQPCAPDLLDVADHCQMTPADVIGLHVKTEHQVLFLGFAPGLPYLRSPSSTLNLPRRTTPRLSVPAGSVAIANGYTVIYPFETPAGWHIIGRTPVKLFKPYAARTTLLQPGDQVRFIPISYREFQESPW